One Serpentinicella alkaliphila DNA segment encodes these proteins:
- a CDS encoding branched-chain amino acid ABC transporter permease gives MKKTLVTIGAVLFGIFIQVLLWNNILNPYYGLVLTTMAMFVILATSLNLINGITGQFSLGHAGFVAIGAYFSAIVTTRMSLPFPTFIIFIIALLVGGLVAAIAGFLIGLPTLRLKGDYLAIATLGFGEIIRVLLLNWNYVGSASGMWGIPKYVNFLWAYVLAIIIVLVIVNFINSSHGRACISIREDEIAAETMGINITKYKVMTFTFGAFFAGIAGGIYAHLIQILHPQNFTFMLSVQVLLMVVLGGLGSISGSIAAAILLTLIAEALRRFAELQMIIYSLMLIGLMLFRPQGLLGRKEISFNNMFSKFSGSTTFGSSKK, from the coding sequence ATGAAAAAAACATTAGTAACTATTGGAGCAGTACTATTTGGGATTTTTATTCAGGTTTTACTATGGAATAACATTCTTAATCCATATTATGGCCTTGTATTAACAACAATGGCGATGTTTGTTATTTTAGCTACTAGCCTAAATTTAATAAATGGGATCACAGGTCAGTTTTCTCTTGGTCATGCGGGTTTTGTAGCAATAGGTGCTTATTTTTCAGCTATTGTAACTACTCGTATGAGTCTACCATTTCCAACGTTTATTATTTTTATTATAGCTTTATTAGTTGGTGGATTAGTAGCTGCAATAGCAGGATTCCTTATCGGTTTACCTACTCTTCGATTAAAAGGGGATTACTTAGCTATTGCTACTCTTGGATTTGGAGAAATTATTCGTGTTTTATTATTAAATTGGAATTATGTTGGTTCAGCATCTGGAATGTGGGGCATACCTAAATATGTGAACTTTTTATGGGCATATGTGTTAGCTATAATTATAGTTTTAGTTATTGTTAACTTTATTAACTCTTCTCATGGTCGTGCTTGTATTTCAATTAGGGAAGATGAAATAGCTGCTGAAACAATGGGAATTAATATTACTAAATATAAGGTTATGACTTTTACTTTCGGAGCTTTTTTTGCAGGTATAGCAGGGGGAATATATGCACATTTAATTCAAATCCTTCATCCTCAAAACTTTACCTTTATGCTATCAGTTCAGGTTTTACTGATGGTAGTTTTAGGTGGGTTAGGAAGTATTTCTGGCTCTATTGCGGCTGCAATTTTACTGACATTGATTGCAGAGGCACTTAGAAGATTCGCAGAACTACAAATGATTATTTATTCTTTAATGCTTATTGGTTTAATGTTATTTAGACCACAAGGGCTTTTGGGAAGAAAAGAAATCTCTTTTAATAATATGTTTTCAAAATTTTCTGGATCCACAACCTTTGGATCCTCAAAGAAATGA
- the recN gene encoding DNA repair protein RecN: MLLELEITNFALIDNLKVEFQRGLNILTGETGAGKSIIIDALNMVVGDRADREFVRTGSNKCRIQAIFSLNHTEDLLNILNDNGIDLEDDTLIINREIHVNGRSVSRINGVIVNQSFLKLVAEYLIDIHGQHEHQSLMNSTNHIHMLDAFGSNKISKLLREYKEKYKSFLDAKKELNSICNNIQERERQIELLKYQINEIDSSKLKVGEDEELEKEINILSNSERIISVVQGACNDLYNGSQYIPAIDLVSRNLKPLLNISSINEVLKGFYNTIEEIQIKIDDVVREMRAYLQQIDHDPTILESLESRLNLINNLKRKYGNTIKEIIDYRNKINNELEDFVNSEVRINKLEGMINKLEIELKDISVKLSTERKLIAVSFENGLQDVLKTLNMNRVTFTIRFEESLDYTPYGIDKVEFLISTNIGEPLKSLTKVASGGEISRIMLAFKTILANVDKVDTLIFDEIDTGISGNTAQIVGEKLREIAEKHQIICITHLPQIASMANEHFLIEKNVVVDNTKTTVTRLTSKERVNEIGRLLGGELTDLTLKHAKEMITKAKKN; the protein is encoded by the coding sequence ATGTTATTAGAGTTGGAAATTACTAATTTCGCCTTAATAGATAATTTAAAAGTTGAATTTCAAAGGGGACTAAATATATTAACCGGAGAAACTGGGGCTGGTAAATCTATAATAATTGACGCTTTAAATATGGTTGTAGGAGATAGGGCGGATAGAGAGTTTGTCAGAACAGGCTCAAATAAATGTAGAATCCAAGCAATTTTTTCTTTAAATCATACGGAAGATCTGTTGAATATTTTAAATGATAATGGCATTGACTTAGAGGACGATACTTTAATTATCAATAGAGAAATCCATGTAAATGGAAGAAGCGTAAGCAGAATTAATGGAGTAATCGTTAATCAATCCTTTTTAAAGCTAGTTGCAGAATACTTAATAGATATTCACGGGCAGCATGAACACCAATCCTTAATGAATTCAACTAATCATATACATATGCTAGATGCCTTTGGTAGCAATAAAATAAGCAAGCTATTAAGGGAATATAAAGAGAAGTATAAAAGCTTTTTGGATGCAAAAAAGGAATTGAACTCAATATGTAATAACATACAAGAAAGAGAAAGACAAATAGAACTTTTAAAATATCAAATTAATGAAATCGATTCTAGCAAACTAAAAGTAGGTGAAGATGAGGAATTAGAAAAAGAGATAAATATTTTAAGCAATAGTGAACGTATTATTAGTGTGGTACAAGGTGCTTGTAATGACTTATATAATGGAAGTCAATATATACCTGCTATTGATTTGGTTTCAAGAAATTTAAAACCTCTATTAAATATTTCAAGTATTAATGAGGTACTCAAAGGATTCTATAACACTATTGAAGAAATTCAGATTAAAATAGATGATGTAGTAAGGGAAATGAGAGCCTATTTACAACAAATTGATCACGACCCGACCATACTTGAATCCTTAGAATCTAGATTAAACTTAATAAATAATTTAAAAAGAAAGTATGGAAATACAATAAAGGAGATAATAGATTATAGGAATAAAATTAATAATGAGCTAGAGGACTTTGTTAACAGTGAAGTGAGAATAAATAAGCTTGAGGGTATGATCAATAAACTTGAAATTGAATTGAAAGATATATCAGTAAAATTAAGTACGGAAAGGAAATTAATAGCAGTATCTTTTGAAAATGGCCTGCAAGATGTTTTAAAGACATTAAATATGAATAGAGTGACATTTACGATTAGATTTGAAGAAAGTCTAGATTATACACCATATGGAATAGATAAAGTTGAATTTTTAATATCTACTAATATTGGGGAGCCTTTAAAGTCTTTAACAAAAGTAGCTTCTGGAGGAGAAATTTCTCGTATTATGCTAGCATTTAAAACGATTTTAGCGAATGTAGATAAGGTAGATACTTTAATATTTGATGAAATTGATACTGGTATTAGTGGTAATACAGCTCAAATAGTTGGCGAAAAGCTTCGAGAGATAGCAGAAAAGCACCAAATCATTTGTATTACTCATTTGCCTCAAATCGCTTCAATGGCTAATGAACATTTTTTAATTGAGAAAAATGTAGTTGTAGATAATACTAAAACAACTGTAACTAGATTAACCAGCAAGGAAAGAGTTAATGAAATTGGAAGATTATTAGGTGGGGAATTAACTGATTTAACTTTGAAACATGCCAAAGAAATGATTACTAAAGCTAAAAAAAATTAA
- the spoIVB gene encoding SpoIVB peptidase: protein MKNNRRYNKGLKIFSVFLVLSLILSSYVLFIELTGKLPAEYNITLGNSHIFNSRFPFSFRVTDSSKSIIQFENTKDMLSKLFNRQIELEPLSEGSTDLQLRIFGLVPYKNLKVNVVPQVYVMPGGQSIGVRLNTEGVLVVGVAEITDDTGKNRNIAEENGIRLGDTLIEINGDVVVNSLHVADIVKNSNGEEIKLKFLRDTKEYEINVKPIKSSEDQKYRLGLWVRDKTAGVGTMTFYEQNSNKFGALGHAITDADTGLLLSVRDGEIISSRVVSIEQGQRGKPGEIKGVFYNVNEPLGKLEKNTPFGVYGELFRDIPNDLIPESIPIAFQHEVKEGKAYILTTTDDNEIQQYEIEITKVNPQSKPSIKSMIVKITDEKLLNKTGGIVQGMSGSPIIQNGKIVGAITHVLINDPTRGYGVYIEWMIEQAGIYE from the coding sequence GTGAAAAATAATAGAAGATATAATAAAGGATTAAAGATTTTTTCTGTTTTTTTAGTCCTTTCATTAATTTTATCGTCCTATGTTCTATTTATAGAATTAACAGGTAAGTTACCAGCAGAGTACAATATAACACTAGGTAATTCACATATTTTTAACTCTAGGTTCCCCTTTTCATTTAGGGTAACGGATTCATCAAAATCTATAATTCAATTTGAAAACACGAAGGATATGTTAAGCAAGTTATTTAACAGGCAAATTGAGCTAGAGCCCCTTTCTGAGGGTTCAACAGACCTACAGCTTAGAATTTTTGGACTAGTACCTTATAAAAACTTAAAAGTTAATGTAGTTCCTCAAGTATATGTAATGCCAGGTGGTCAGTCAATAGGTGTACGATTAAATACAGAAGGAGTATTAGTTGTAGGTGTAGCAGAAATAACCGATGATACAGGTAAAAATAGAAATATAGCAGAGGAAAATGGAATAAGACTAGGTGACACACTTATAGAAATTAACGGTGATGTTGTAGTAAATTCTTTGCATGTTGCTGACATAGTAAAAAATAGTAATGGAGAGGAAATAAAACTTAAATTTCTTAGAGATACAAAAGAATACGAAATCAATGTAAAACCTATAAAGTCAAGTGAAGATCAAAAATATAGATTAGGTCTTTGGGTTAGAGATAAGACAGCAGGTGTCGGTACCATGACCTTTTATGAACAAAATAGTAATAAGTTTGGAGCGTTAGGCCATGCAATAACTGATGCAGATACAGGCTTGTTATTATCTGTTAGAGATGGAGAAATTATCTCATCAAGAGTAGTTTCTATAGAACAAGGTCAACGAGGCAAGCCAGGAGAAATAAAAGGAGTCTTCTATAATGTAAACGAACCCTTAGGGAAATTAGAAAAAAATACACCCTTCGGTGTGTATGGTGAGCTATTTAGAGATATTCCAAATGATTTAATACCGGAGTCTATACCTATTGCATTCCAGCATGAAGTAAAAGAGGGTAAAGCTTATATTTTGACAACAACAGATGATAATGAAATTCAGCAATATGAAATAGAAATAACTAAAGTTAATCCACAAAGTAAACCTAGTATTAAGAGTATGATTGTCAAAATAACAGATGAAAAATTATTAAATAAAACCGGTGGAATTGTTCAAGGTATGAGTGGTAGCCCTATTATTCAGAATGGAAAAATTGTTGGTGCAATTACTCATGTTTTAATAAACGATCCTACTAGAGGGTATGGTGTATATATAGAATGGATGATAGAACAGGCGGGAATTTACGAGTAG
- a CDS encoding ABC transporter ATP-binding protein, with protein MLKINDIHVYYDMIHAIKGISLEVNEGEIVSLIGANGAGKTTILRTISGLNRSKQGSIIFKDKDITQMPAQSLVEMGLCQIPEGRRVFANMTVLENLELGAFLRKDKSEISKDIAKVYEKFPRLFERKKQMAGTLSGGEQQMLAMGRALMSKPKLLLLDEPSMGLAPILVQEIFSIIKELNNEGTTILLVEQNAHMALSIAHRGYVLETGKIVLSGDAKELAESDEIREAYLGA; from the coding sequence ATGTTGAAAATAAATGATATTCATGTTTATTACGATATGATTCATGCTATTAAAGGTATCTCTCTTGAGGTAAATGAAGGGGAAATTGTTAGTCTTATCGGAGCTAACGGAGCTGGAAAAACAACTATACTAAGAACCATTTCAGGATTAAATAGGTCTAAGCAAGGTAGTATAATATTTAAAGACAAGGATATTACACAAATGCCTGCCCAAAGTTTAGTTGAAATGGGCCTGTGCCAAATACCTGAAGGAAGAAGAGTATTTGCTAATATGACAGTACTTGAAAATCTTGAATTAGGTGCATTTTTACGAAAAGATAAATCTGAAATTAGCAAGGATATAGCAAAAGTATATGAAAAATTCCCAAGACTATTTGAACGAAAAAAGCAGATGGCGGGTACCTTAAGTGGTGGAGAGCAGCAAATGCTTGCAATGGGTCGGGCTTTAATGTCTAAGCCTAAGCTACTTCTATTAGACGAACCTTCTATGGGATTAGCCCCTATACTAGTTCAAGAGATTTTTTCAATTATAAAAGAATTAAACAATGAAGGTACAACTATACTTTTAGTTGAACAAAATGCACATATGGCCTTATCTATTGCTCATCGTGGGTATGTATTAGAAACAGGAAAGATTGTTCTATCTGGGGATGCTAAAGAATTAGCAGAAAGTGATGAAATTAGAGAGGCATACCTAGGGGCATAA
- a CDS encoding branched-chain amino acid ABC transporter permease — protein MDFQQLINGISLGSVYALIALGYTMVYGIIRLINFAHGEVYMLGAFIGFYAITSLGLPFFPALIVAMTVCALLGVLMERLAYKPLRNAPRVAALMTAVGLSLLFQNVTIYFLGAKPKSFPRLTVHTWNVAGVSIRSSQVLILGTAVVLMILLHFIVQKTKMGKAMRAVSFDRDAAMLMGINVDNTISFTFALGSALAAAGGVLVGQYYGMIQPFMGMLPGLKAFVAAVLGGIGSIPGAMIGGMILGVAEAGVSAIRGGYFSTYRDAVSFAILIVILIVKPTGILGKNVREKV, from the coding sequence ATGGATTTTCAACAATTGATTAACGGAATATCACTAGGTAGCGTTTATGCGCTAATTGCTTTAGGTTATACCATGGTGTATGGTATAATCCGACTTATTAATTTTGCACATGGAGAAGTTTATATGCTAGGAGCTTTCATTGGCTTCTATGCAATAACTAGCTTAGGATTGCCATTCTTTCCAGCACTTATCGTTGCCATGACTGTATGCGCACTATTAGGTGTACTTATGGAACGTCTAGCGTATAAGCCTTTAAGAAATGCTCCACGTGTTGCAGCTTTAATGACTGCTGTAGGATTATCTTTACTTTTTCAAAATGTTACAATATATTTTCTAGGTGCAAAGCCTAAATCTTTTCCAAGACTTACTGTGCATACATGGAATGTAGCGGGTGTATCTATTAGAAGTAGTCAGGTACTTATTCTAGGTACTGCTGTAGTTTTAATGATTTTACTTCATTTCATCGTTCAGAAGACTAAAATGGGGAAGGCTATGCGAGCTGTTTCTTTTGATAGAGATGCTGCAATGTTAATGGGGATTAATGTAGATAACACTATATCCTTTACTTTTGCTTTAGGTTCAGCATTAGCAGCCGCTGGTGGGGTTCTGGTAGGTCAATACTATGGAATGATTCAACCTTTCATGGGTATGCTGCCTGGTTTAAAAGCCTTTGTTGCAGCCGTACTTGGTGGAATTGGAAGTATTCCTGGAGCCATGATAGGCGGAATGATTCTAGGAGTTGCAGAAGCTGGTGTCAGTGCAATACGCGGTGGATACTTTTCTACTTATCGGGATGCCGTTTCTTTCGCTATTTTAATTGTAATACTAATTGTAAAACCTACCGGTATACTTGGTAAAAACGTTAGAGAGAAGGTGTAA
- a CDS encoding type II toxin-antitoxin system RelE family toxin, protein MIYEIELSKESYKYLLKIDKPTRIRILDGLNILVQNPRNSELDIKKFQGKTNLYRLRIGIYRVLYSIHGDILVINVIKIGPRGDVYK, encoded by the coding sequence ATGATTTACGAAATTGAGTTGAGTAAAGAATCATATAAATATCTTTTAAAAATAGATAAGCCCACTCGAATCAGAATACTTGATGGTCTCAATATTCTAGTACAGAATCCAAGGAATTCAGAATTAGATATAAAAAAGTTTCAAGGAAAAACCAATCTATATCGATTACGCATAGGTATTTATCGTGTTCTTTACAGCATTCATGGCGATATATTAGTTATCAATGTTATTAAAATTGGTCCTAGAGGTGACGTTTACAAATAA
- the spo0A gene encoding sporulation transcription factor Spo0A: MNNQINVLIADDNEDFCDILVEYLQKQQEINIVGVAKDGLEAIELISSTEPDLVILDIIMPHLDGIGVLEKLNRMNLQKYPKIIILSAVGQDKITQKAINLGADYYVIKPFDFDVLIERIRQIVRGSSGSSERKKPLINNNSNALIKNNRSLEAEITNIIHEIGVPAHIKGYLYLREAITMVVENVELLSGVTKELYPSIAKKFNTTPSRVERAIRHAIEVAWSRGKVDTIDTLFGYTVNNDKGKPTNSEFIAMVADKLRLEQKVS, from the coding sequence GTGAATAATCAAATTAATGTATTAATAGCTGATGATAATGAGGATTTTTGTGATATTCTGGTTGAATATTTACAAAAACAACAGGAGATTAATATTGTAGGTGTTGCTAAGGATGGACTTGAGGCAATAGAGTTAATATCTAGCACGGAACCGGATTTAGTCATTCTAGATATTATTATGCCACATCTTGATGGTATAGGGGTATTAGAAAAACTAAACAGAATGAATCTTCAAAAATATCCAAAAATAATTATTTTATCAGCTGTGGGACAAGATAAAATAACTCAAAAAGCAATAAATTTAGGTGCTGATTACTATGTAATTAAGCCATTTGATTTTGATGTATTAATTGAGAGGATAAGACAAATTGTAAGAGGTTCGTCCGGAAGTAGTGAAAGAAAGAAGCCTTTAATTAATAATAATAGTAATGCTTTAATTAAAAATAATAGAAGCTTAGAGGCTGAAATAACAAATATAATTCATGAGATCGGTGTTCCTGCACACATTAAAGGATATCTATATTTAAGGGAAGCAATAACTATGGTAGTTGAAAATGTTGAACTTTTAAGTGGAGTAACAAAAGAGCTGTATCCTTCTATAGCAAAAAAATTCAACACAACACCTAGTAGAGTTGAGAGAGCTATACGCCATGCCATTGAAGTAGCTTGGAGTAGAGGTAAAGTTGATACTATAGACACTTTATTTGGATATACAGTGAACAATGATAAAGGTAAACCAACTAACTCAGAATTCATTGCAATGGTTGCTGATAAATTAAGACTAGAACAAAAAGTGAGCTAA
- a CDS encoding 3'-5' exonuclease gives MKYIIFDLEFNTAFEIDKKTKRLMKGKSNPLCPQEIIEIGAVKLNSKLEIEDTFEFFVQPKLYKKLHPKVKQKTKITKEDIMNGLPFNEVIKLFKDWINEEDFVLCSWGKDDINELQRNCAFFKIKTNWIKQFCDIQNLCMKYLNGSNSQQIGLKNAVKEFNIDIDSQFHKALNDSIYTAKIFKEIKYNRNE, from the coding sequence ATGAAATATATAATTTTCGATTTAGAATTTAATACTGCATTTGAAATAGATAAAAAAACAAAAAGATTAATGAAAGGCAAATCAAATCCATTATGTCCACAGGAAATTATTGAAATAGGTGCTGTAAAACTAAATTCAAAACTTGAAATTGAAGATACTTTTGAATTCTTCGTACAACCTAAGCTATATAAAAAACTTCATCCAAAAGTAAAGCAAAAAACTAAAATAACTAAAGAGGATATAATGAACGGGCTACCCTTTAACGAAGTAATTAAATTATTTAAAGATTGGATTAATGAAGAGGATTTTGTTCTATGCTCCTGGGGAAAAGATGATATAAATGAGTTACAGAGGAATTGTGCATTCTTTAAAATCAAAACTAATTGGATAAAACAATTTTGTGATATACAAAATCTTTGTATGAAATATTTGAATGGCTCAAATTCCCAACAAATTGGCCTTAAAAATGCTGTTAAGGAATTTAACATAGATATAGACTCCCAGTTCCATAAAGCTCTAAATGACTCGATTTACACAGCAAAGATTTTTAAAGAAATAAAATATAACCGAAATGAATAA
- a CDS encoding arginine repressor: MKYTRHSKILEIIDRYEIETQEELSDRLKESGVNVTQATVSRDIKELRLIKVLTKTGKYKYATLDSQNFTLSDRMVRVFKDVIISIDYAGNILALKTIPGGGQAAALAIDALNLSDVLGTVAGDDTIFVLIKDVSKMEEIKQIFVKLTQ; this comes from the coding sequence ATGAAGTATACCAGGCATTCTAAGATTTTAGAAATCATTGACCGTTATGAAATTGAAACACAAGAGGAGTTATCGGATAGGTTAAAGGAAAGTGGAGTTAATGTTACACAAGCTACAGTTTCAAGAGATATTAAGGAATTAAGATTAATTAAGGTTTTAACCAAAACAGGTAAATATAAATATGCTACACTGGATAGTCAAAATTTTACCTTATCAGATAGGATGGTTAGGGTTTTTAAAGATGTAATTATCTCTATTGATTATGCTGGTAATATTCTTGCTTTAAAAACTATTCCTGGTGGTGGACAGGCTGCAGCGCTAGCAATAGATGCTTTAAATTTAAGTGACGTTCTTGGAACCGTAGCAGGGGATGATACAATATTTGTATTAATTAAGGATGTTTCTAAAATGGAAGAGATTAAGCAGATTTTTGTAAAACTAACTCAATAG
- a CDS encoding ABC transporter substrate-binding protein encodes MKKKNLILVSLLLIASMILTACGGSKTPATNTPVESGDILIGGNFEVTGELASFGTSTRNGIQLAFDEINANGGVLGGKNLKFIVEDNKSSSTDAAIIAQKLIQNDKVVALLGPVTSTNSLAAAPIAVDNKIPMISPTATNPAVTKVGEYIFRASFIDPFQGAVMANFALDNLNAKTAAIMIDSSSDYSKGLGEVFKSVFTSGGGQIVSEQFFVKDDTDFNTILTSVKSQNPEVVFVPAYYGTVGPILDQAKYNVGFSENIIFLGADGWDSPELFDLAKDAANGFYFSNHYSPDIDTPEVKNFTAAYQAKFNAVPDALAALGYDAAYMLAAAIENAGSADPTVIRDSLAAIEITGISGKIKLDENRDPVKSAVVIKIEDQKQVYYTTVDPK; translated from the coding sequence ATGAAGAAAAAAAATTTGATATTAGTATCACTTTTATTAATCGCAAGCATGATTCTTACTGCTTGTGGTGGAAGTAAAACTCCTGCTACTAATACTCCAGTGGAAAGTGGAGATATTCTAATTGGTGGAAACTTTGAAGTTACAGGAGAGCTAGCTTCTTTTGGAACATCTACAAGAAATGGTATTCAGTTAGCCTTTGATGAGATTAACGCAAATGGTGGGGTTTTAGGTGGCAAAAACTTAAAATTCATTGTAGAAGATAATAAAAGTTCCTCTACAGATGCGGCAATTATTGCCCAAAAGCTAATTCAAAATGATAAAGTTGTTGCGTTATTAGGTCCAGTAACAAGTACAAATTCACTTGCTGCGGCTCCAATTGCAGTAGACAATAAAATTCCAATGATTTCACCTACTGCAACAAATCCAGCAGTAACAAAAGTAGGAGAATATATTTTCAGAGCCTCTTTCATTGATCCTTTCCAAGGGGCGGTAATGGCAAACTTTGCATTAGATAATTTAAATGCTAAGACAGCTGCAATTATGATTGATTCAAGTAGTGATTATTCTAAAGGACTTGGAGAAGTATTTAAGTCTGTTTTTACAAGCGGTGGTGGACAAATAGTATCTGAGCAATTTTTCGTAAAAGATGATACTGATTTTAATACTATTTTAACATCTGTAAAAAGCCAAAACCCAGAAGTAGTGTTTGTTCCTGCATATTATGGAACAGTAGGTCCAATTTTAGACCAAGCTAAGTATAACGTAGGTTTCTCAGAAAATATTATTTTCTTAGGAGCAGATGGTTGGGATTCACCTGAGTTATTTGATTTAGCAAAAGATGCAGCTAACGGCTTCTATTTCAGTAATCACTATTCTCCAGATATCGATACTCCAGAAGTAAAGAACTTTACAGCAGCATACCAAGCTAAATTCAATGCAGTTCCTGATGCATTAGCAGCTTTAGGATACGATGCAGCATATATGCTTGCGGCAGCTATTGAGAATGCTGGAAGTGCAGATCCAACGGTTATTCGTGACTCTTTAGCAGCTATTGAAATTACAGGTATTAGTGGAAAAATTAAATTAGATGAAAACAGAGACCCAGTTAAGAGCGCAGTTGTTATTAAAATTGAAGATCAAAAACAAGTATATTATACAACCGTTGATCCTAAATAA
- a CDS encoding ABC transporter ATP-binding protein, translating into MTILKTTNLGRTFGGLKAVDNFEIYLDHRELVGLIGPNGAGKTTAFNMLTGVYVPSYGEIQFCDESIVGKKPYEITQKGIGRTFQNIRLFKDLSVIDNVKIAYHQNVKYGVVSGIFKSKKYKKEEEEITEKSLELLSIFGLELKHGELAKNLPYGEQRRLEIARALATKPKLLLLDEPAAGMNPQETHQLMELIRWIRDKFEITILLIEHDMSLVMNVCERIYVLDYGKIIAHGNPTEIKSNPKVIEAYLGEEVTI; encoded by the coding sequence ATGACAATTTTAAAGACAACTAATTTAGGAAGAACTTTTGGTGGTTTAAAAGCTGTAGATAATTTTGAAATTTACCTAGATCATAGAGAGTTAGTAGGATTAATTGGCCCAAACGGTGCAGGGAAAACTACTGCATTTAATATGTTAACAGGTGTATATGTGCCATCCTATGGAGAAATACAATTTTGTGACGAAAGTATTGTTGGTAAGAAACCTTATGAGATTACACAAAAAGGTATTGGTAGAACCTTTCAAAATATACGTCTCTTTAAAGATTTATCAGTTATTGATAATGTAAAAATAGCATATCACCAAAATGTTAAATATGGTGTTGTATCAGGTATTTTTAAATCAAAAAAATATAAAAAAGAAGAGGAAGAAATAACAGAAAAGTCTTTAGAGCTATTAAGTATATTTGGTTTAGAGTTGAAACATGGTGAATTAGCGAAGAATTTACCATATGGTGAACAAAGGCGTTTGGAAATCGCCAGAGCTTTAGCAACAAAGCCAAAACTTTTGCTCTTGGATGAACCTGCTGCGGGTATGAATCCACAAGAAACTCATCAACTTATGGAGTTAATACGATGGATTCGTGATAAGTTTGAAATAACAATTCTTTTAATTGAACATGATATGTCTCTAGTAATGAATGTTTGTGAAAGAATTTATGTTTTAGATTACGGAAAAATTATTGCTCATGGCAATCCCACTGAAATTAAGTCAAACCCAAAAGTTATTGAAGCTTACTTAGGAGAGGAGGTTACCATATAA
- a CDS encoding recombinase family protein encodes MLNKTFAYIKIDIPMDIENQINLIKGYCKENKIFLKDENIFIDKCIEGKQIKLDSTQALENLSLNSGDIFIISELNQLGSTIEGIKSVWKALYMHGVDIIIIENKLLNTYSKSLIERKLKSEIIIELLNYINENMDIIYYNEKTHKSSSIGRPKEDIETLTDEQIQLLEENFPKFDKDRSERTITADQFMSILGLKRNTFYKIIKQYKKALGE; translated from the coding sequence ATGTTAAATAAGACATTTGCCTATATTAAAATAGATATTCCAATGGATATAGAAAATCAAATAAATCTTATTAAAGGTTATTGTAAGGAAAATAAAATCTTTCTTAAGGATGAGAACATATTTATCGATAAATGTATTGAAGGTAAACAAATTAAGTTAGATAGTACTCAAGCTCTAGAAAATCTTTCTCTAAATTCTGGAGATATTTTTATTATAAGTGAGTTAAATCAACTTGGTAGTACTATAGAGGGAATAAAAAGTGTTTGGAAAGCTTTATATATGCATGGGGTAGACATTATTATAATAGAAAATAAATTATTAAACACCTATAGCAAATCTTTAATTGAGAGAAAACTTAAAAGTGAAATTATAATTGAACTCTTAAACTATATAAATGAAAATATGGATATAATATATTATAATGAGAAAACCCATAAGAGTAGTTCTATTGGCCGTCCGAAAGAAGATATTGAAACATTAACGGATGAACAAATTCAACTACTTGAAGAAAATTTTCCAAAGTTTGATAAAGATAGAAGTGAGAGAACTATTACTGCGGATCAGTTTATGAGTATATTAGGCCTTAAAAGAAATACATTTTATAAAATTATTAAACAATATAAAAAAGCATTGGGTGAGTAG